A region of the Methanobrevibacter ruminantium M1 genome:
TAATATGTTCTAGAACAAATAAGGAAAGATCCTTATCCTTGCTGAAAAGAATAATGGATGCCAAAACATCCTCATCATCGATATATCCAAGGGCAATCTTACGAATCTCATCGTTTGGATGCTCCAATACCTTCTTTGCAAATGGAGAATAATCCTTTCTGTAATTAATTGGATATACCAAATCATCCAATATTTCCTTTGGCAAAAATCCCCTTTCAAAATCAAATTTAGATAAATCCATATATTTTCTAGGAGAGAGCTTACGGTCGATGCGATCTTCCATTATCTCATCGGCAACAGGCTCAAAAATCCAAGTGGAATTTTCCAAAGCAATATTCTCTACAATAGTTCCAGTTAAATTACCACTCTTGTCCTTTGGCACAGTTATGCGGATTCTGTTTCCAATTACATCTGCTGAAACGTTTATCCTATTAAAAGAGCTTCCGACATCAACAGTGACTCTTTTAAAAGGGTCTAGGTATTTGTCTTTATTGTCTTCTTTAAATCCCATTTAGATTCCTCCTTTCGATTTTTAAATAAATTATAGTTTTCTAATTTTAAATGCCTAGAGATTATTGCTTAAATATTTCAAAATCGTAAACTTTTCTCTAGACCTATTAAAAATTTATTTTTATGCTTATTTAAATTGAATAAAGGAAGTGCTTTATTCAAGTTATAAATTCACAAAACTAATATTATAAATAATATTTTGTTTTAAAAAATATATAAATTTTAAAAAAGGGGCTAAATTAAGAAAATATAGTCAATTTTAAATAATATGAATAACTTATAGAATAAAACAAAACTAAAAAAAGTCTAATTGAGCAATAGATTAGAAAAAAGCTTAATAGTCCCAAAGGAGATGATAAAATGTGTGGAATCGTAGGATGCATACTTAAAGATAAGCAAAAGTCTGTAGCTCCCATTTTACTTGAATGTGTGGAAAACCTTGACTATAGAGGATATGATTCAGTTGGAATAGCTACTTTTGACGGCAGCATCCACGTAAAAAAGGACAAGGGAAAAATCCCTGAAGTGGATGAAAAGCTAGACTTGGCCGACATGCCTGGAAACTTTGGAATAGCTCATGTAAGATGGCCATCCACTGGAATTGCAAGCAAGGAGAACGCACATCCCCAATTGGATGAATCCGACAGCATTGCAGTTGTTCACAACGGATCACTGAAAAACTATGACGAACTTAAGGGAGAGCTTATAGCAGATGGATTCAAATTCAAATCCACAACAGACACTGAAGTGATTCCTCATCTAATCAGAAAATATATGAATGAAGGGCTTGACCTTGAACATGCATTTAGAAAGACCATAGAAAGGCTTGACGGCTCATATGCAATTGCAGTAATCTCAAAAGAAGAAAGCAATAAGATTCTAGCTACAAGATACCAATCACCATTGAAGATTGGAATATCAGATGATGCCTACTTCATATCATCAGACATACCGGCAATCATAAACTACACCAGAAAGATCATTCTTCCAGCTGAAGGGGAAATGGTCATATTGGATGAAGATGGAGTCCATGTTCATGATGAGGATGGCAATGAGATTGAAAAGGAGATTCTAGTGATTCCATGGACCGCTCAAATGGCAAGCAAAGGAGACCACCCTTACTATATGATTAAGGAAATCCTAGAGCAGCCAGATGCTGTGGAATTCACTTTAGGTGAAAGGGAGAATATCCAAAGAATCGTTGATGACCTTGGAGATATTAAAAACATCTGCTTTGTAGCATGCGGAACCTCATACCATGCATCCTTAACTGGAAAATATCTGCTTCAACATCTGGCTAAGATAAAAACAGATGTGGTTCTTGCTTCTGAGTTCAAGTACACTGCAGACACATTAGATAAGGACACTTTGGTTGTTTTCATTTCACAGTCAGGAGAAACCTTAGACAGCATGAATGCTTTAAGAATTGCAAAGGAAACTTCACCAACCCTTGCAATCGTCAACAATATAGGCTCTTCAATGACAGAGGAAGCCAAATATACAATAATCACTCAAGCAGGCCCTGAAAAGGGAGTTGCTGCAACCAAAACATATATAGCACAGCTTACTGCAATCTATCTGTTTGCAGGTCTTTTGGCAAATGATGAAAAATTGATCAATGAATTGTATAATGTTCCAGGTTACATTAGGGAAGTGTTGAAAAAATCATCTGAAATCGAGGTTCTATCTAAAAGATACAGCTTTGCAGATGACTTATTCTACCTTGGAAGAGGATTCTCTTATCCTATTGCCTTAGAAGGTGCATTGAAATTAAAGGAAATCTCTCTTATTCATGCAGAAGGCTATGCATCAGGAGAATTGAAGCACGGCCCTTTAGCCTTAATCAACCATAAGATTCCAGTGATTGTGATTCTACCTCCAGGCAGTGATTATGAGGACACTATGGTAAATCTGGAGGAAGTTAAGGCAAGAAAGGCAATTATCCTATCAATATGTGCTGAAGGAGATGCGAAAGCAGAATGCAAATCAAGAGATGTCTTTACAGTCAATTCAAAAGTCAGTGAGACCATTGCACCTCTTGTCTATACAGTTCCTCTCCAATTGTTAGCTTATTATGTGACTTTAGAAAAAGTAGCATGACCCGGATAAGCCTGAGAATTTGGCAAAAGTAATTACTGTATAGCTAAAAATAGTAACTAATTGTTGTATTAGTCTAAAAGAAATAAAAAGTGTCTAAACATCAAATAGTTAAAATAAAACAAGTTAAAAAAATAAATTAAAAAAATAAATCATGAAATAGAATTTTTCATGATTTTTTTCTCTTTTTTTACAAGAATTAAAAATATTCCTAGTGCTAATTTTATAAAATGACTCATATTACTAATTTTATAAATAATTCATATTACTAATTTTTAAAAAACAATTCGTTTAAATTGAAAATCATCGGAAGAACCATCAGAATCATCTGAATTATTACTACGATTTTTATATTCCTTATCCAAACGATCTAAAAGTTCAAGATCTCTTTGATAATCCCTTATATCAAATATAGGCCTGAAGAATTTATTTTTTCTATTATCCTCTTTCTTTATTAAAGGAGACTTAAATCCTAATTCTTCCATTCTAGCTTCAGCCATTTGCCTTTTAGGCCAAAGCTCCCCATAATAATTCTTCAAACAAACCAATTTTAAAAGAATATATTCATATCTTATCCGGGAAATGGCTTTTCTATATACATGATGATTCTTGCTTTTGATAAATATTTTGGCCAATAGCTCATTTCTTTTTATTCCATCAATGGCAGATAATTGAACTTTGATGCTTTTATCATTGCTTACAATGTAAAATAAGAAATATTCATCATCAATATAAGAAACAACAAATGCACGAACCTTTTCTGATTCATCATTAAGTGCCCTGTCAACTAAAAGATCTTGAAGTGTGTATGGTTCATCATCTTCATATAGAACTATTGAACTTGCATCTGCATATTCATTTTTCTCATTTTCACTAGATTTTACCTTATTTTCAGATTTAAACTTCTCATTATCTCCTTTAATCAAAGAATTATAATATTCCCTTCTTTTTAAATGATTTAAATATTTATCCTCATAAACATCAACACTGCTTTTAATGAACTTTCCAACTAGGCGAGCAATAATATTTCGTCGAACCGTCCAATCTTCATCTGTTTTTGCAATATCCACCAAAACACGATTGTCATCAATATTTGAGATTGCTGCATTCCTTACAATCCCTCTTGGATGATTATAAGCAAAGTCCTTAATTATTTCCTCATTATCCAATTTGGACAAGATTGTTCTTAATATATTTGAATCTTCATTTTTATAGATTAAATCCTCCAAAACATCCTCATCATCAATATTTGAGATTGCAAAATCCCTTACTAAATCATCCTCATCTTCATATGCAATATCAATCAAAGCAGACTGATTTTTTATTTTTAGTACGGCCTCCCTTCTAACAATTGCTTCAGGGTCATTTTTTGCAATGCCTATCAATAAATCCTCATCTTTGATGTTTCTTACAGCTTCACTGCGTGTAGGTCCCCATGAATCATTTAGTGCAATTTTCTTTAAAAGGGATTGGTCTTTTACTAGATTTCCTTCAACTAAATAATATGCTTTCCTATTGGTTTCTTTTAAGTAATATTCAATGAAATTATCATCATTTAACTTTTTTATAGCATTAAATGAGACTTTATCATCCTCATCATCTAAAGCAATAGACATCAAATCATTGGTATCTTCAAGACCTAAAACTGCAATAGAGCGAACTAAAGGACTTTCATCAATTTTAGCAAGATCTCCTAAAATATCTGTAATCCTTTTATTAATTATAGGCTTAAAAACTCTATGTTCCTTTAGATTGGGAATATCTAATTTTAAACTAAAGCTTTCAAGAGTCTCATTTAGAGTTTTTCTAGGCAATGCAATAAGAATCTTAGAGGCATAGGCCCGGATATTGTGATAATCTATTTCATCAAATTGAGACTCCCTTATGAAACTATCTTCATCCCCAATACCTCCCTCACAGAGCCCGTCATATAAATCTTGATTTTTTCCTTTGAACCTAGGGTTTGTTATTATTGCAATGGAAAGGAGAATCAAGTAATCCTCATCCTTAATCGTATCCAAGCAAACTCTTGCAAAGCTTGGGTTTGCTTCAGTGTTTGCTAAATTCACTAAAAATACATCATCTTCTATCTTTGATAAGCAATATCTTTTTATTATGCTATCCTTTGACTTATAAAAAAGCTCCTTTAGGAAGCTTTGTGAATCTTCATCAGATAAGTTCTTCAATCTTAAAAGTCTATTTAATAGGGATTTCAATACATCTCCTTCACTAATCTCCCCAGGATAATATAATATTCCATGTCTAGGCTTTGCATCCTTATTAAAACCATTTAATGCAATATCATATAAATAATCAATGTCTGTTATCTTATTTACAGCAATATAGCGTACAGACCATTGATTATGATAATTTGCGATTGCCTTTAAGGCGTCTTGACTTCTTATCTTGCTTACAGCATGTTCATATGAGTTTTTAGGGTCTGTCTTTACAATAAGATCATCATCCTTAATTGAAATTTCACTAATGATGATCTTGTCATGCCTATTAAAAAGAGACTCATCGATTTTAAAATCATCGATTGCGTCGCTATAATCCAAATTAAAATCTATTTCAATAGGAATTTTGCCCAAATAATCAATGTCTTCAATATCGTTTAAATATCTTTCTTTAAAAAGATAAAATAAAGCAGACTTTCGAACAAATAAATCTGGATCATTAAATAGAAAATCAAGCCAAACATATGGTTTTAAAACCATGCCTAAAGCAAACCCTCGAACCTCTGCATCCTTATGATTATAGGCTATATCCAGAAAGGCAGATTCATCATAATCCTCTAAGATTTCTTCATTTAGAAAATCACTTTCAAATATTTCCCATTCATAATAGTCCTGCAATTGAGAAAATTCCTCATCGCTAATGTTGTATAGTTCAAGTATTTCCTCATCAGTTAGATTATTGATATCTAAGCTTTTTCCTTCGTTCAAATGATTAATATCTGAATTTTCTCCATTTTGATTGTCTTTAGAATATAAACTCTTTAGGAGTTTTTCCTCAATCTTTAGATTTTGCTCTTCAATTGCCCCATCTATATTTGATATTTCTTCTTTAATGATTTCAACAAGTTTCAATAATTCATCTTGAATTTCAATATAATTTTTATCAATAGATGCTTCAAGAATCTTATTAAAAGTTTTTCTATAAAATGAAGGGATGGTTTGATAAAATGATAAAAGAATAAAAAGTTCCTCATCATCCAAATAATCAAATTCCTCCTTGATTCTCTCTAAAAGAAGATATCTTAAATCCTTATTCCCTTTAAGTTCATCTCTATTCTTAATGAATATGTTAAGATTTAATAATTCTTCATTATAGATTTCAATTAATCTGGATTTAATTTCTTTAGGGCTGTTTGCTATCATTTTATCAAAATACTTATTATAATAATTTATTTCGAATTTAGAATACCTGATAATCTTTTTTAAAAAATAGTTAATAAAAGAGTTTTCCTTTAAAATTTATTTAAAAGAGTTTAATACATAATTAAAATATTAAAAGTTAATTAAAAGAATTAAAAGCTAATTAAAAACCATATTAGATTATTTAATCCTTTTCTACATTAAAGCCATAGCTTAAAAGCTTATCTGGATCAATCTTTTCTAAAGACTCCTTGATTTCATTGAAAGTGGCTTCATAAACCTCCAAACTTTGATTATAAGGGTCTTCTATATCATAAACATAATCAACATCATTAAATTCCTTGATTGTATAGATGGAAAGATTAGGATACATATTCAATAAGGTGTTTCTATGAGACTCCTCTAAAGTCAATACCAAATCCATATCCTTGATATTTGACCTCTTAACATTAGTGGCCTTATGATTAGATACATCCAAACCATGCTTTTTGCAGACATCAATAGTATTCAATGAAGGGGAACTGCCGTCTTTTGCCATAATCCCTGCGGAGGATATTTCTATATCTCCACTAATCATGGTTTTAAATAAATATTCTGCCATAACACTTCTACAAGTGTTTCCAGTACAAACAAACATTAATTTCATAGTTTCACTTCATTTAAAAATACATTAACTCTTAAAGATATTTTTCTCTTATAATAGTTTAAACATTGAATTAAATAAATTTATGTAAATTAGTAAAAAGTTAAAAATTAAAATAAAAATTAAAAATTAAATAAAATAAAAAAAAAGATATAAAGATTAAAAATTAATAATTTCTCTTTAAAATCAATAAATCAAGAGAAAAATGATAATCATGCTAAATTAGCATGATTACCCTCAATGATTTAAAAATAAATAATTTTTAGATTTTATCTAAATCATCGTAGATTTTTTCTTAATTCTTCAATAGATTTTTCAGATAATTCTTGATCTTGTTTGTTTTCAATAATTGCTAAGATCTTTTCCTTTTGAGCCTTATTAGCCATAGCAATTTTTGCTTTTTCAATCTCAGCGACTTTCATTTGGAAAATGCTTTTTACAATATTGATCTTGCAGTCTAATTCTCCTTTTAAAGGATTTTTATTAGCATCTAATAGAGAATCAACTTGTAAGTCATTTTCGTCTCTTTTTAAATTCTTATAGATGTAGTCAAGGTCCTCTAACTTTAAATCGAATAAGTCTTCAACATTGATTAGACCCTTGAATTCAAATCTATATTTGTTTTTTAATGCTTCAATCCACATATTGTCCATAATCATCTCCTCGATTGATTTTTCTAAGGATAAATAAAATTAATTGATTAAAATAATTCGTATAAACACTAGTCAAATGATAAAATAAAAGAGTTAAAAGAGTTATTAGATGATTATAACCAAAATAGCTAAAATCCTATCCAATAACAAATTAAACACTCTTTCAATAACTAAAATGTCGCTATCTATCCAATAACAACATTAAACACTCTTTCAATGTTTTCAGATTTGACCTTTAAAGTGACCTTATTCTTTTGAGTGAATGAGAAACCAATACCGCTTAGCTGCTCATCAGACTCTTCCACTTTTGCAATAGTTGCTAAAGCTTCAGTTACCTTACGATGGTCCCTTAATTCGCTAACTAAGTATTCGTTAAACCATGGGTTTGGTCTTCCGTCATTTAAACAGTCCTTTAGGATAAAGAAGATATGCTTATTACCTACAGCATTGTCTCCCCAGTAGTTAGGGCTGTAGCAAATCAGGCTTACTGGAACGAATCTGTTGTAGTTTAAGTTCCATTCTTTAGCGCTAGCGGTTTGATTGTCTAAAAAGCTATTTAAAGTGAAGTTTCCATCCTCACCTAAGCTCACTTTTGCAACATCGACATATTCATTTTGATACAGTCTCATTGGATAGATGAAGTTAAAGATCCTTCCGTCAAATTCAATCTCTGCCTTAAATCCGTCATCTCCACCACGGTAGGTGTATTGATGGACACGGAATAGGTAATCTCCAGGAATCATCTGATTTCTGTCTTTAAATTGAATGTTTTCAACAGCAGGTACATTCTTTTCAGGGTTGATGATATCAACATCCAGCCATCCTCCGGTTTTTGAGCTTCTCATATGGCTGAAGTAGATTTCCTCCCCTTCAGGAGTGGTACAATGAGCGTCTAAATCGTTTTTGTCCCATTCATTGTCATTCCATTGGATGGTAAATCTTAAATCTACATCAACGTCTCCACCTAAAGCCTTTACTCTCTCTTTCATAAGGCTGTCTGCAATGTTGTTTTTATAAGCCCAGCTGAAAGGATTGTCCCATTTAAACATTGATGGAGCGTCCCTATTGACCGGTGCGATTAAAGACATGAAATTATTGCTTAAGTCATATGATAGGTATAGTTCAACTTCAAGAGCAGTAGGAAGGATGCTTTCAACAAAGTCCTCTAGTGAGATCTCCTGAACCTTATCAAAGTTACGAGCCCTGTTAACAGTTAGCTCTTTTAGCTTGTCAAAGAAATTCTGATTGTCTTGAATCTCACTGGTGTAATCCCTGTTTGCAAATAGAACATCATTAATGCTTAAGTCTGCCATATTAGCATAGCGTCTGTAGATTGACTCTCCAAAACCTAATTCATTGATCTTCTCTTGTGCGTCCTCTAGCATTCTTTTAGAAAAGATTGGCTTTGGTCTTTGATAATTGGTAGGTGCTACAATTCTTTCATAGTTTGAGACAGCTTCATCTAATGGCACTCCTTGGGTTACGTCCATTAAAAGAACTCCAATACTGTGGTTTTTGATTCTAACAAGTAATGATCCAAGCTCAATGCTTTTAATCCAGTAGAATAAATCTTCATCCATGTCGTTTGCTTCATATTCCTTTAAGTAGTCCTTAAAACTTTTTAAAGCGTCTTCCCATTGGTCTCCACGATATAGGCTGTTAGATGCGATAAGCTCTAATACAGTGTCTACAGCATCTTGAGAGATTCTTTGGGTACTGTTTTCTAGGACAATTCTGTTATTTCTATAGATTGCCTTCTGGCTTAAGTTTCCAACATATTCACTTGGCACATCCACATAGAAATGGTACCAAGTATGGACGCTTCCGCTATCAAGCATTTCATGATTGCTTTCGATTCCTACCCTTTGAGTGTCGCTCATAAATACGTCCTTAATCTTTGCGGATTTGACATATTCGTCTAAAGCACGGAATACTTCTTTTTCTCCATTGGTTTCACCAGCAAATAATGAAATAAAATCACCAGTGTCTTCATCAAGTGCTACAACATTTGCCATTCTTTTAAAAAAGCTGCGGCATGCACTACAATCCAGTTCTCTTCTTTCACGATAGATTGGGTTCATTTCTCTTGGAAATCCGTCTAGATACATGTTCCATAGTTCTTCCCAATCACGGTCTACAATAAATAATTTTCTTGGTGCCATATTTTCATTAAAATGATTGAATAATCTGTCACGCATATTTTTAAAATTGATACTTTCACCTCCTTTTATTATCAATAAAAATATTTAAAAATTATTTTTCTTTGCAATTTAATAAGCAATATTAATGGATATTAACTTAGAGACAAATTTTAATCTTAAATAGATCCAGATTAATTTTAATAATTTAACTTATCAACTATGATTAATTTTAAATCATAATTCCAAGTGAAATTCGTCAAATAGCCAAATATTCAATTAATAAAACCAATCAAATAATTTTATTAATAATCCAATCAAATAACCAATTAAAATAACTATTTTTTTATTTTAACTAAATTAGCCAATCGAAATATTAACAAATATACATATATTTTAAAACTTATATAAATCGAATAAAGCATTTGCTTTGGTCAATGATTATTTTTAGAAAAATAGAATATCTTAAATTTAAAATTAAAAAGGAATAAGGCAAAAATAAGAAAAATTAGAATAAAATAAGATTATTTGGAAATTATATTGCAATGTGTTTGAATTAATTTTTATCATGAGATTAGAATACATAATGCAAAGTGTGTTTTTCCCATTATAATAAAAAATACCATTACATAATGCAAAGTGTGTTTTTCCCATTATAATAAAAAATCCATTATAATGCAAAATACATTACATTTAAATAATATGTGTTTTAACATATTAATAAGGTGAAATTATGGGAACTTTACCATTAGGAAACGATAATGATTTAGATGATTCACAGTTTTACAATAGAGCAGAAGAAATTTCATTTATTTCTGAGAATTTAGAATTAACTAAAAAGGGATCCACCCCAACAATACTCCTTACAGGCATTAGAGGCGTAGGAAAAACTGCATTGATGAAAAAATTAAAAAAAGATTTCCAAAAAGATGGATATATAGTTGTTTATATGGAATTATCTGGAATGAATAAATATAAAAAAGATTCCCTAGACCGCTTTTGTTTTATGAAATTATTCTATGAATCCATTATAAATGCATACAAGGAATCAAATATCTTATCCATAAATACGCAAATCTTGAAATACATAAAAACCCGTAATTTCAAAATAGACAAAATATCATCATTTGAAAAAATTCCAATTCCAATCATCACAACGGAAGAGGACTATTCCAAATTTGCAGGTTTTGTAATGGATTTGCCTCAAATGATATATGATGATTTTAAAGACGAGATAAATGGAGTTTTAATATTTATGGATGAATTTCAAATCTTAAAACAACTCGATGAAGATGTGAATGGGTTCTTATGGTACATCAGAAGCATTATTCAATCACAAAAAAACATAGGTTATATATTCTCAGGAAGCATGAGCCTTAAAGATGATTTGATTGCAGACATTGCAGGTCAAAAAGGTGCCTTTGGCGGGAGAATATTGAATTATGAAATAAAAAGATTTTCTTATGAAACAACAAAAAACTATTTGAATGAAAAGGCAGATTATCTTAATTTTACAGAAGAGGGTTTTGAAAGATTTTACCATTGCACCAAAGGCAATCTATATTATGTAAATAGTTTTGCAAGATTGCTCCCTCCAAATATAGAATTAAATGAAGAAAAGGTAAACTCTGAATTTGACAAGTCCCTGCCTTATTTGGTAATTCATTTATCAAGCGAATGGTATAAATTAAGCAATCAAGAACAAAGAATCGTCATTGCCCTAATCGAAGGACCATTAAAAAGAATTGAAATAGCAAATAAATTACAAGTAACTAGCGGTGCAATTGGCAGTTCCTTAAAAACACTGCAGAATAAAATGTTGATTGAAATGGATAATAATAAATATCAGATATATGATTCCATTTTCAAAGCCTGGCTAAAAAAGGAATATAGGGAAAAGGGAGATTATCCCTTTTAATCCATAAATTCATTTCGACAATGTTCAGATTGCCCCAAATAAAAATAGATCCCACATATTCACTTGATACAGCATTTTGAGTGATTAGGAATTAGAGAGGGTTATGCTGCCTCCTGCAATAAAAGAAATAACACTACTTTTCACTAAATAAAATTTAAATAAAGAAATACAGATACTTATAACTAAATAAAATTTAAATAAAAGAAATGACACTACTTTTCACTAACCCCACCATTATAATACTCGTTTAAATTATCCAATGAAAATATTGCATCATCTGCCAAGGCTTCAACCTTATATCCCAAATCCAATTGACTGCTGCCAAAATTAGACATATAATTCAAAAATGAGTCTACACCATTTATCCTTTTATCAAATTCAGATTTAAACTCCCTTAATTTATCCAAATCCTCTTCATCCTTAATTGCCTTATTGGCATATCTGCAGGCAGCTTCTATAAACATAGGAATGGCATAA
Encoded here:
- a CDS encoding HEAT repeat domain-containing protein, whose translation is MIANSPKEIKSRLIEIYNEELLNLNIFIKNRDELKGNKDLRYLLLERIKEEFDYLDDEELFILLSFYQTIPSFYRKTFNKILEASIDKNYIEIQDELLKLVEIIKEEISNIDGAIEEQNLKIEEKLLKSLYSKDNQNGENSDINHLNEGKSLDINNLTDEEILELYNISDEEFSQLQDYYEWEIFESDFLNEEILEDYDESAFLDIAYNHKDAEVRGFALGMVLKPYVWLDFLFNDPDLFVRKSALFYLFKERYLNDIEDIDYLGKIPIEIDFNLDYSDAIDDFKIDESLFNRHDKIIISEISIKDDDLIVKTDPKNSYEHAVSKIRSQDALKAIANYHNQWSVRYIAVNKITDIDYLYDIALNGFNKDAKPRHGILYYPGEISEGDVLKSLLNRLLRLKNLSDEDSQSFLKELFYKSKDSIIKRYCLSKIEDDVFLVNLANTEANPSFARVCLDTIKDEDYLILLSIAIITNPRFKGKNQDLYDGLCEGGIGDEDSFIRESQFDEIDYHNIRAYASKILIALPRKTLNETLESFSLKLDIPNLKEHRVFKPIINKRITDILGDLAKIDESPLVRSIAVLGLEDTNDLMSIALDDEDDKVSFNAIKKLNDDNFIEYYLKETNRKAYYLVEGNLVKDQSLLKKIALNDSWGPTRSEAVRNIKDEDLLIGIAKNDPEAIVRREAVLKIKNQSALIDIAYEDEDDLVRDFAISNIDDEDVLEDLIYKNEDSNILRTILSKLDNEEIIKDFAYNHPRGIVRNAAISNIDDNRVLVDIAKTDEDWTVRRNIIARLVGKFIKSSVDVYEDKYLNHLKRREYYNSLIKGDNEKFKSENKVKSSENEKNEYADASSIVLYEDDEPYTLQDLLVDRALNDESEKVRAFVVSYIDDEYFLFYIVSNDKSIKVQLSAIDGIKRNELLAKIFIKSKNHHVYRKAISRIRYEYILLKLVCLKNYYGELWPKRQMAEARMEELGFKSPLIKKEDNRKNKFFRPIFDIRDYQRDLELLDRLDKEYKNRSNNSDDSDGSSDDFQFKRIVF
- a CDS encoding AAA family ATPase encodes the protein MGTLPLGNDNDLDDSQFYNRAEEISFISENLELTKKGSTPTILLTGIRGVGKTALMKKLKKDFQKDGYIVVYMELSGMNKYKKDSLDRFCFMKLFYESIINAYKESNILSINTQILKYIKTRNFKIDKISSFEKIPIPIITTEEDYSKFAGFVMDLPQMIYDDFKDEINGVLIFMDEFQILKQLDEDVNGFLWYIRSIIQSQKNIGYIFSGSMSLKDDLIADIAGQKGAFGGRILNYEIKRFSYETTKNYLNEKADYLNFTEEGFERFYHCTKGNLYYVNSFARLLPPNIELNEEKVNSEFDKSLPYLVIHLSSEWYKLSNQEQRIVIALIEGPLKRIEIANKLQVTSGAIGSSLKTLQNKMLIEMDNNKYQIYDSIFKAWLKKEYREKGDYPF
- a CDS encoding low molecular weight protein arginine phosphatase, whose translation is MKLMFVCTGNTCRSVMAEYLFKTMISGDIEISSAGIMAKDGSSPSLNTIDVCKKHGLDVSNHKATNVKRSNIKDMDLVLTLEESHRNTLLNMYPNLSIYTIKEFNDVDYVYDIEDPYNQSLEVYEATFNEIKESLEKIDPDKLLSYGFNVEKD